Proteins from one Sulfurihydrogenibium sp. genomic window:
- the fabD gene encoding ACP S-malonyltransferase, which yields MIAFVFPGQGSQYVGMGKDIYDSFEEVREIHNKVNEKLGFNLTEIIFNDEEKLNLTQYTQPAILLTSYLIYKIFNDKKNITPSFLAGHSLGEFTALTVAGSLSIEDAVYLTYIRGSLMQSAVPEGKGLMAAIIGLDANKIEEVLKTIDGVVEIANYNSYEQTVISGETEAVKKAMEVLKSQGAKKVVPLAVSVPAHSSLLKEKAKEFAKYIEDTPFNDAKIPVISNITATPITKAQEIKEELKAHFYSPVRWVQTVEFLANNGVKTVYEIGPKKVLTGLIKRINGNLELKNIETLQDIENA from the coding sequence ATGATAGCTTTTGTTTTTCCAGGACAAGGTTCTCAGTATGTTGGTATGGGAAAAGATATTTATGATAGCTTTGAAGAAGTTAGAGAGATTCACAATAAAGTTAATGAAAAACTTGGATTTAATTTGACAGAGATTATATTCAATGATGAAGAAAAACTTAATCTTACACAGTACACACAACCGGCTATTTTACTTACTTCTTATTTGATTTACAAAATTTTTAACGATAAAAAGAATATAACTCCCTCATTTTTGGCTGGGCATTCCTTAGGAGAGTTTACAGCTTTAACTGTTGCAGGTAGTTTATCCATAGAAGATGCTGTTTATCTCACTTATATAAGAGGAAGTTTAATGCAAAGCGCGGTTCCAGAAGGAAAAGGCTTAATGGCTGCAATAATTGGCTTAGATGCAAATAAAATAGAAGAGGTCTTAAAAACGATCGATGGCGTTGTTGAAATTGCAAACTATAACTCTTATGAACAAACCGTCATTTCTGGCGAAACAGAAGCAGTAAAAAAAGCGATGGAAGTTTTAAAATCACAAGGTGCTAAAAAGGTTGTGCCATTAGCTGTATCAGTTCCTGCCCATTCATCACTTTTAAAAGAAAAAGCAAAGGAATTTGCTAAGTATATTGAAGATACACCTTTTAACGATGCAAAAATTCCTGTTATATCAAACATCACTGCAACCCCAATAACAAAGGCTCAAGAGATAAAAGAAGAGTTAAAAGCTCATTTTTATTCACCTGTTAGATGGGTTCAAACTGTAGAGTTTTTAGCAAATAATGGCGTTAAAACAGTTTATGAAATTGGTCCAAAGAAAGTTTTAACCGGTCTTATAAAAAGAATCAACGGCAATTTAGAGCTTAAAAATATAGAAACTTTGCAAGACATAGAGAATGCTTAA